From Candidatus Eremiobacteraceae bacterium, one genomic window encodes:
- a CDS encoding response regulator transcription factor produces the protein MTRIAIAGSSDVARAGVASIVAGIDGFDLVGRAATPDELADLVRSSTPDVVLIDAGPNDADDIARWLSVMGDALHAPGVVLLSDEPSDEAFGRHRAWASLPRQAGREEIEASIRAVAVGLVVLHPDALDQPAPVRSNVDGGVLTPREIEVLGMLAGGLPNKAIAKKLGVSAHTVKFHVGSIMTKLHASSRTEAVTDGIRRGLIFL, from the coding sequence ATGACGCGGATCGCGATCGCGGGGTCTTCCGACGTCGCCCGTGCGGGCGTCGCCAGCATCGTGGCGGGTATCGACGGGTTCGACCTGGTCGGTCGCGCCGCGACACCCGATGAGCTCGCCGATCTCGTGCGTTCCTCGACACCCGACGTCGTGCTCATCGACGCCGGTCCGAACGACGCCGACGACATCGCCCGGTGGCTATCGGTAATGGGTGATGCGCTCCACGCACCGGGCGTCGTGCTGCTCTCGGACGAGCCGTCGGATGAGGCGTTCGGCCGGCACCGAGCGTGGGCGTCCTTGCCGCGCCAGGCCGGGCGAGAAGAGATCGAAGCGTCGATCCGCGCGGTTGCGGTGGGACTCGTCGTCCTCCACCCCGACGCGCTCGATCAACCTGCGCCTGTCCGTTCCAACGTCGACGGCGGCGTGCTCACGCCGCGAGAGATCGAAGTCCTCGGCATGCTGGCGGGCGGACTGCCGAACAAGGCGATCGCGAAGAAACTCGGCGTCTCCGCGCATACGGTGAAATTCCACGTCGGTTCGATCATGACGAAGCTCCACGCCTCGAGCCGCACCGAAGCGGTCACCGACGGCATCCGCCGCGGCTTGATATTCCTATAG
- a CDS encoding aminotransferase class I/II-fold pyridoxal phosphate-dependent enzyme — MSVEKSVHIETLAVHAGAQPEPATGAVSPSIHLSTIFERDADGGYSRGYSYQRKANPTRGSLETALAVIEGGAAAAAFSSGSAATATIMQTLSRGDHVILPGDAYYGTRVILNDCLTPWGLEATYVEIGDLEAVSAAVRPNTRMIWVETPSNPMLKVADISAVVKIAHKAGAICVCDNTLATPILSRPLSDGADFVVHATTKYIGGHSDVLGGAVIAREEGPRFERLRHLQHALGAVPSPFDCWLALRGMRTLALRVRAQSGSALELALFLVGHPKVSAVHYPGLKSAPGHAIAARQMSGFGGLLSFQVRGGEPAAMGVAARCRVFTRATSFGGSESLIEHRASIEGPGTTTPADLLRVSVGLEHPADLMEDLKQALL; from the coding sequence ATGAGTGTAGAGAAGTCGGTCCACATAGAGACCCTCGCCGTCCACGCCGGAGCGCAGCCGGAGCCGGCGACCGGCGCGGTTTCGCCTTCGATCCATCTGTCGACCATCTTCGAGCGCGACGCCGACGGCGGGTACTCACGCGGCTACAGCTATCAAAGGAAGGCGAATCCGACTCGCGGCTCGCTCGAGACGGCGCTCGCCGTCATCGAGGGCGGCGCGGCGGCAGCCGCTTTCTCGTCGGGATCGGCCGCGACCGCGACGATCATGCAAACCCTCTCGCGCGGTGACCACGTGATCCTACCCGGTGACGCATACTACGGTACGCGCGTCATCTTGAACGACTGCCTGACGCCTTGGGGCCTCGAAGCGACGTACGTGGAGATAGGCGATCTCGAGGCGGTGAGCGCGGCGGTGCGGCCGAACACGCGGATGATCTGGGTCGAGACGCCCTCGAACCCGATGCTGAAGGTGGCGGATATCTCGGCAGTCGTCAAGATCGCGCACAAGGCGGGCGCGATCTGCGTGTGCGACAATACGCTGGCAACGCCGATCCTTTCACGTCCGCTCTCCGACGGGGCGGATTTCGTCGTCCATGCCACGACGAAATATATCGGCGGCCATAGCGACGTGCTCGGCGGCGCGGTGATCGCGAGAGAAGAAGGGCCGAGATTCGAGCGCCTTCGCCATCTCCAGCACGCGCTCGGCGCCGTGCCGTCGCCGTTCGATTGTTGGCTGGCTCTGCGCGGCATGCGCACGCTGGCGTTGCGCGTGCGAGCGCAATCGGGTTCGGCGCTGGAACTCGCGCTGTTTCTCGTTGGGCATCCGAAGGTCAGCGCAGTCCACTACCCGGGCTTGAAAAGCGCGCCCGGCCACGCGATCGCTGCGAGGCAGATGAGCGGGTTCGGTGGACTGCTTTCGTTCCAAGTCCGAGGGGGCGAGCCAGCGGCGATGGGCGTCGCGGCGCGTTGCCGGGTATTCACGCGCGCGACGAGCTTCGGCGGATCCGAGAGCCTCATCGAGCATCGTGCGTCCATCGAGGGTCCGGGCACGACGACGCCCGCCGATCTCCTGCGCGTCTCAGTCGGCCTCGAACATCCAGCCGACCTGATGGAGGACTTGAAACAGGCGCTTTTATAA
- a CDS encoding MlaD family protein — protein sequence MSTQARVGIFTLLALAGVFAAYYFITNYALSHNGYKVGLRFHDVGGLQEGSTVLLSGVQVGEVTTVDLLPDQTVEVTCTINNGVTIYRDSLFVVAITITGATTLTIEPPTQRQVAMIMPQQPLPLDQQPWGTLPPTLTDLISAGQEQLKNFSKTMAVVNRELPALARKFSLVATHTDSLVQDADSSLTTLTAQMQSTVTALNETIRTTGGNMDALTGNLNGLVSEDRPRLQKLVDRLSSTADNLNKTMAGIASIAQDPLLHDGLIGTVQNVEGATAKLKAMATELESVTGDPKTESELKQTVANLQSVTAKADAILGQFTTAGTEPSPVQPGASQPLPSGATPAPGASGGTHPLPRFQLGSGLFSQPLVQADVRETWGTHGGGPASDLNLVLLPKAKTHLSVGANDLGYSTTYNFLLDHNSKDLQLGAGVEYSKLGIAALFRPFGSPIGIDARVYDPKHPTLDLYGDLRLSERLQLFYGERYLWNNTQTKTPSFGLEIKY from the coding sequence GTGAGCACGCAAGCGCGGGTCGGCATCTTCACGCTCTTGGCGCTCGCGGGCGTGTTCGCGGCGTACTACTTCATCACGAACTACGCGCTATCGCATAACGGGTATAAGGTCGGCCTGCGGTTCCACGACGTCGGCGGCTTGCAGGAGGGCAGCACCGTTCTGCTGTCGGGTGTCCAGGTCGGAGAGGTGACGACGGTCGATCTGCTGCCGGATCAGACCGTCGAGGTGACGTGCACGATCAACAACGGCGTCACGATTTATCGCGACTCCTTGTTCGTCGTCGCAATCACGATCACGGGCGCCACGACGCTGACGATCGAACCGCCGACGCAGCGCCAGGTCGCGATGATCATGCCGCAGCAGCCCCTGCCCTTGGATCAGCAGCCTTGGGGCACGCTGCCGCCGACGCTGACCGACCTCATCAGCGCCGGTCAAGAGCAGTTGAAGAACTTCTCGAAGACGATGGCGGTAGTCAATCGCGAACTGCCGGCGCTCGCGAGGAAATTCTCGCTCGTCGCGACGCATACGGACAGTCTCGTGCAAGATGCCGACTCGAGCCTTACGACGCTGACCGCCCAGATGCAATCGACCGTCACGGCGTTGAACGAGACCATCCGTACGACCGGCGGCAACATGGACGCGCTCACGGGCAATCTCAACGGGCTCGTCAGCGAGGACCGCCCGCGCCTCCAGAAGCTCGTCGACCGCCTCTCGTCGACGGCCGATAACCTGAACAAGACGATGGCGGGGATCGCCTCGATCGCGCAAGATCCTCTCCTGCACGACGGCCTCATCGGCACCGTGCAGAACGTCGAGGGCGCGACGGCGAAGCTCAAAGCGATGGCGACCGAACTCGAGAGCGTCACCGGCGATCCGAAGACGGAGTCGGAACTGAAGCAGACGGTCGCGAATCTCCAGTCCGTGACGGCGAAAGCCGACGCGATCCTCGGACAGTTCACGACGGCCGGAACGGAACCCAGTCCGGTGCAGCCGGGCGCTTCGCAACCGCTTCCTTCAGGCGCGACACCGGCACCGGGCGCGTCCGGCGGAACACATCCGTTGCCGCGATTCCAGCTGGGTAGCGGGTTATTCTCGCAGCCGCTCGTCCAAGCGGATGTACGAGAGACCTGGGGCACGCACGGCGGCGGACCCGCCAGCGACCTGAATCTGGTCTTGCTGCCCAAAGCGAAGACGCATCTCTCGGTCGGAGCGAACGATCTCGGCTATTCGACGACGTACAACTTCCTGCTCGACCACAACTCGAAGGATCTCCAGCTCGGGGCGGGCGTCGAATACTCGAAGCTCGGGATCGCAGCGCTGTTCCGGCCGTTCGGCAGCCCGATCGGGATCGACGCCCGGGTCTACGATCCGAAGCATCCGACCCTCGACTTGTACGGCGATCTACGGTTGAGCGAACGTTTGCAGCTGTTCTACGGCGAGCGCTATCTCTGGAACAACACCCAGACGAAGACGCCGTCCTTCGGCCTCGAGATCAAGTACTGA
- a CDS encoding ATP-binding cassette domain-containing protein, with protein sequence MPSPPPPDVAIRLQSVELRYGEKIVLSDCSLDCIRGHTTCIIGLSGAGKSTILRVANGLRRPTRGCVFTLGSEISRLPETEILEIRKRIGFAFQYNALFDSMSVSENVAFPLYELTDLEDDEINERVKNALESVGLDGEGDKLPGELSGGMQKRAGFARAIVNEPEIIMFDEPTTGLDPIMTNIITETIKNIQHKLKVTCLVISHDLPSVFAIADEIALLFEGTIIEYGSVPKVRQSPNPIVQQFLQGSDVGPIPV encoded by the coding sequence GTGCCCTCGCCGCCTCCGCCGGACGTCGCGATCAGGCTTCAATCCGTCGAGCTGCGCTACGGCGAGAAGATCGTGCTGTCGGATTGCTCGCTCGATTGCATCCGCGGTCATACGACGTGCATCATCGGACTGTCGGGCGCCGGCAAGTCGACGATCCTGCGCGTCGCGAACGGGCTGCGCCGGCCGACCCGCGGCTGCGTCTTCACGCTCGGCTCGGAGATCAGCAGGCTGCCGGAGACGGAGATCCTCGAGATCCGTAAACGGATCGGTTTCGCTTTTCAGTACAACGCGCTCTTCGACTCGATGTCGGTCTCAGAGAACGTCGCCTTTCCGCTCTACGAGCTCACCGATCTGGAGGACGACGAGATCAACGAACGGGTCAAGAACGCGCTCGAATCGGTCGGGCTCGATGGAGAGGGTGACAAGTTGCCCGGGGAGCTTTCCGGAGGCATGCAAAAGCGAGCGGGGTTTGCCCGCGCCATCGTGAACGAGCCTGAAATCATCATGTTCGACGAGCCGACGACCGGTCTGGATCCGATCATGACGAACATCATCACCGAGACGATCAAGAACATCCAGCACAAGCTGAAAGTGACGTGCCTCGTCATATCGCACGACTTGCCGTCGGTCTTCGCGATCGCGGACGAGATCGCGTTGCTTTTCGAGGGGACGATCATCGAGTACGGCTCGGTCCCCAAGGTGCGACAATCGCCGAACCCGATCGTCCAGCAATTCTTGCAAGGGAGCGACGTTGGCCCGATCCCCGTTTAG
- a CDS encoding ABC transporter permease encodes MAPRRAGPFSGVNRFFEYAGGLATMFGEVCRNVVTLNFRPVEVIRQAYFLGVESWTIVVLTSLFTGLVISLEAASQAVSYGLSQFVGGSVAFGEVRELGPMLTGIVFAGRAGAAITASLGSMVVTEQVEALQSMGVSAVKVLVTPRLLASLITVPMLTVFADIVGVYGGYYMAWLRVHMSPYTYWHSVQTTIIFSDFYKGLEKAAVFGVLVALVAGYEGFRAEGGAEGVGRVTTHAVVTGIILIFVFNFALSFVLFP; translated from the coding sequence GTGGCGCCGCGCCGGGCGGGCCCCTTCTCCGGCGTCAACCGGTTCTTCGAATACGCGGGCGGGCTCGCGACGATGTTCGGCGAGGTCTGCCGTAACGTCGTCACCCTGAACTTCCGACCTGTCGAAGTCATACGGCAGGCGTACTTCCTCGGCGTCGAGTCGTGGACGATCGTCGTGTTGACCTCTCTCTTCACCGGCTTGGTGATATCGCTCGAAGCGGCCTCGCAAGCCGTGAGTTATGGCCTGTCGCAGTTCGTCGGTGGGAGCGTCGCCTTCGGCGAGGTCCGCGAGCTGGGGCCGATGCTCACCGGCATCGTCTTCGCCGGCCGCGCGGGTGCGGCGATCACCGCTTCGCTCGGCTCGATGGTCGTCACCGAGCAAGTCGAAGCGCTCCAATCGATGGGCGTCAGCGCGGTGAAGGTCCTCGTCACCCCGCGCCTATTGGCATCGCTCATCACGGTCCCGATGCTCACTGTCTTCGCGGATATCGTCGGTGTCTACGGCGGCTATTACATGGCGTGGCTGCGGGTGCACATGTCGCCGTACACGTATTGGCACTCCGTGCAGACGACGATCATCTTTTCCGATTTCTACAAAGGTCTTGAGAAGGCCGCGGTCTTCGGCGTGCTGGTCGCGCTCGTCGCCGGTTACGAAGGCTTCCGGGCCGAAGGAGGGGCCGAAGGCGTCGGCCGGGTGACGACGCACGCGGTCGTCACCGGGATCATCCTCATCTTCGTGTTCAACTTCGCGCTATCGTTCGTGCTGTTCCCATGA
- the rph gene encoding ribonuclease PH codes for MHDPNSRSDGRADDALRPVTLQPDFLRFAEGSLLIAFGETKVLCAATVEDRVPPFLKGQGVGWVTAEYSLLPRSTAQRTPREASQGRIGGRTHEIQRLIGRSLRSVVDTKALGERTITIDCDVIQADGGTRTAAVTGAFVALCLSLARLRQENKLRGWPVIDWLAAVSVGLVGGRPVLDLSYAEDSQAQVDMNVVMTGEGKFVELQGTAEGLPFSRQELDRLLGLARSGIDTLIALQREALSRVDVPVFGRKPAASANAVKGATS; via the coding sequence GTGCACGATCCTAACTCGCGCTCGGACGGACGAGCCGACGACGCGCTGCGGCCGGTGACGCTGCAGCCCGACTTCCTTCGTTTCGCGGAAGGTTCGCTGCTCATCGCGTTCGGCGAGACGAAGGTGCTGTGCGCGGCGACCGTCGAGGACCGCGTGCCGCCGTTCCTCAAGGGCCAAGGCGTCGGGTGGGTGACCGCCGAGTACTCGCTGCTGCCGCGGTCGACCGCGCAACGGACGCCGCGCGAGGCTTCGCAGGGTCGCATCGGCGGCCGGACGCATGAGATCCAACGGCTCATCGGCCGCAGTCTGCGCTCCGTCGTCGACACGAAAGCGCTCGGCGAGCGGACGATAACCATCGATTGCGACGTCATCCAGGCGGATGGCGGCACGCGGACGGCCGCGGTCACCGGCGCCTTCGTCGCGCTTTGTCTTTCGCTCGCGCGCTTGCGTCAGGAGAACAAGCTTCGCGGCTGGCCGGTCATCGACTGGCTGGCGGCCGTTTCGGTCGGGCTCGTCGGCGGCCGCCCCGTTCTCGACCTCTCGTACGCGGAGGATTCGCAAGCGCAAGTCGATATGAACGTCGTCATGACCGGGGAGGGCAAGTTCGTCGAACTGCAGGGCACCGCGGAAGGGTTGCCGTTTTCGCGCCAGGAGCTCGACCGTCTGCTGGGACTCGCGCGGTCCGGCATCGATACCTTGATCGCGCTCCAGCGCGAAGCGCTCTCCCGCGTGGACGTGCCGGTTTTCGGGCGCAAGCCTGCGGCCTCGGCCAATGCGGTGAAAGGCGCGACGTCGTGA
- the glmS gene encoding glutamine--fructose-6-phosphate transaminase (isomerizing) produces the protein MCGIVGYIGPRNVTGVLLDGLRRLEYRGYDSAGVALVEGDKLVGTKRVGKLGNLEEALRKHPLTGTAGIGHTRWATHGRPSDTNAHPHLDCKQRIAVIHNGIIENHAMLRADLIEKGHTFSSETDTEVVAHLLEDVYAGDIVDAVRKVLGLVRGAYALGVLSADNPEEIVFARNGASPLIVGIGKDEMFVASDIPAILEYTRKELIIQEGEIVVIRRNGASITTFNGEHVDREVTHVAWDVRSAEKGGFKHFMLKEIYEQAKVVKDTLAGRLDEQGGVKLPDIGISDDRLLKMRKVTMFACGTAYHAAVYGMYLIRQLAKLPVELELASEFRYSDPVVEKDTLAIAVSQSGETADTMEAVRMAKAGGATVLGVCNVVGSALARAAHGTLYTHAGPEIGVAATKTFVAQCVAMALLALHLAKVRGTADPDVLREVGLSLRDLPSLVDQALNTNEDAIAAARRYSKATSILFLGRHVNYPIALEGALKLKEISYIHAEGYAAGEMKHGPIALLDENVPTVVIATRGPVEEKVLSNMAEAKARESRVIAVANPGDHEVLEIADDIFEVPATHHLIAPIVNVVPLQLLAYHIADRKGCDVDQPRNLAKTVTVE, from the coding sequence ATGTGTGGCATCGTCGGTTATATAGGCCCGCGCAACGTGACCGGGGTTCTGCTCGACGGCCTGCGCCGCCTTGAGTACCGCGGTTACGATTCGGCCGGCGTCGCGCTCGTCGAAGGCGACAAGCTCGTCGGTACGAAGCGCGTCGGCAAGCTCGGCAATCTCGAGGAAGCGCTGCGCAAGCATCCGCTGACGGGCACGGCGGGTATCGGCCACACTCGTTGGGCCACCCATGGACGCCCATCGGATACGAACGCGCACCCGCACCTCGACTGCAAGCAGCGAATCGCGGTCATCCACAACGGGATCATCGAGAACCACGCGATGCTGCGCGCGGATCTCATCGAAAAGGGCCACACGTTCTCGAGCGAGACCGATACGGAGGTCGTCGCGCACTTGCTCGAGGACGTCTACGCCGGCGATATCGTCGACGCGGTGCGCAAGGTGCTCGGCCTCGTCCGCGGTGCGTACGCGCTCGGCGTCCTCTCCGCGGATAACCCGGAAGAGATCGTCTTCGCGCGCAACGGCGCATCGCCGCTCATCGTCGGCATCGGCAAGGACGAGATGTTCGTCGCGTCCGACATCCCGGCGATACTCGAGTACACGCGCAAAGAGCTCATCATTCAGGAGGGCGAGATCGTCGTCATCCGACGCAACGGCGCGTCGATCACGACGTTCAACGGCGAACATGTCGACCGCGAGGTGACGCACGTCGCGTGGGACGTGCGCAGCGCGGAAAAGGGCGGCTTCAAGCACTTCATGCTCAAGGAGATCTACGAGCAGGCGAAGGTCGTCAAGGACACGCTCGCGGGTCGCCTCGACGAACAGGGAGGCGTGAAGCTGCCGGATATCGGCATCTCGGACGATCGGCTCCTCAAGATGCGCAAGGTGACGATGTTCGCGTGCGGCACGGCCTATCACGCGGCCGTCTACGGGATGTACCTTATCCGCCAGCTCGCGAAGCTGCCGGTCGAGCTCGAGCTCGCCTCCGAGTTCCGCTACTCCGATCCGGTGGTGGAGAAGGATACGCTCGCGATCGCCGTGTCGCAAAGCGGCGAGACCGCGGATACGATGGAAGCCGTCCGGATGGCGAAGGCCGGCGGCGCCACCGTCCTCGGCGTCTGCAACGTCGTCGGTTCGGCGCTCGCGCGCGCCGCGCACGGCACGCTCTACACGCACGCGGGGCCTGAGATCGGCGTCGCGGCGACGAAGACGTTCGTGGCCCAGTGCGTCGCGATGGCGCTGCTCGCGCTGCACCTCGCCAAGGTCCGCGGCACGGCCGATCCGGACGTCTTGCGTGAGGTCGGCCTATCGCTGCGCGACCTGCCGTCGCTCGTCGACCAGGCGCTCAACACGAATGAAGATGCTATCGCTGCGGCGCGCCGATATTCGAAAGCGACGTCGATCTTGTTCCTCGGACGGCACGTCAACTACCCGATCGCGCTCGAAGGCGCGCTGAAGCTCAAAGAGATCTCGTACATCCACGCCGAGGGCTATGCCGCCGGCGAGATGAAGCACGGACCGATCGCGCTTCTCGACGAGAACGTGCCGACCGTCGTCATCGCGACGCGCGGTCCGGTGGAAGAGAAAGTGCTGAGCAATATGGCCGAGGCGAAGGCCAGGGAAAGCCGGGTCATCGCGGTCGCGAATCCCGGCGACCACGAGGTGCTCGAGATAGCGGACGACATCTTCGAAGTGCCGGCGACGCATCATCTGATCGCCCCGATCGTCAACGTCGTACCGCTTCAGCTGCTCGCGTACCACATCGCCGACCGCAAGGGGTGCGACGTCGACCAGCCGCGCAATCTCGCGAAGACGGTCACGGTCGAGTGA